From Falsibacillus albus, a single genomic window includes:
- the icmF gene encoding fused isobutyryl-CoA mutase/GTPase IcmF, giving the protein MSNVEVYKPKHHVRFVTASSLFDGHDASINIMRRILQSSGAEVIHLGHNRSVEEVVQAAIHEDAQGIAISSYQGGHVEYFKYMYDLLKEKGASHIRIYGGGGGVIIPREIKELHDYGISGIFSPEDGRNLGLQGMINKMVEECDYPTVTDDIRQKIDDLKEGNVPTISKLITLAEYQIGDNKEAAAAAESVFAEVRTLAKSVPVVGITGTGGAGKSSLTDELIRRFINEIPDKKVAVLSIDPTKQKTGGALLGDRIRMNAISSPRIYMRSLATRGSKSELSLAIKDAISVVKAADYDLVIVETSGIGQGDAEITDICDLSMYVMTSEFGAPSQLEKIDMIDFADLIVINKFERKGSEDAKSQVQKQYQRSHMLFDKDLGDMPVYGTIASQFNDPGTNALFAALVEKINEKVGLDWNVPFSKNVKVEKQNVIIPNNRRYYLREISDTVRNYHKDAEEQVRLARKMFQLEGAISAVNEKETNSEIAASLEALKKDVQEKLTPQSKKVLSSWKELKEKYSGKEFVTKIRDKEIVTELTVKSLSGLDIPKVSLPKYEDYGEILRWVYKENVPGSFPYTAGVFPFKRKGEDPKRQFAGEGTPERTNRRFHYLSKDDDAKRLSTAFDSVTLYGEDPDHRPDIYGKVGESGVSICTLEDMNKLYAGFDLCHPSTSVSMTINGPAPIILAMFMNTAIQQQIVKREEELGRSLNAEEFDEVKAMTLKTVRGTVQADILKEDQGQNTCIFSTEFALRMMGDIQDYFIGNQVRNYYSVSISGYHIAEAGANPISQLAFTLANGFTYVEYYLSRGMNIDDFAPNLSFFFSNGLDPEYTVIGRVARRIWATVMKNKYGANERSQKLKYHIQTSGRSLHAQEIDFNDIRTTLQALMALQDNCNSLHTNAYDEAITTPTEESVRRAMAIQMIITKEHGLSKNENPLQGSFIVEELTDLVEEMVLQEFERINDRGGVLGAMETQYQRGKIQEESMYYEMKKHTGELPIIGVNTYLNPNPPSEDEMNSMELARATKEEKETQIENLRSFQEAHKGETEAAIAKLKQTAVSGGNIFAELMETVKVASLGQITRALYEVGGQYRRNM; this is encoded by the coding sequence ATGAGTAACGTAGAGGTATATAAACCAAAGCATCATGTTCGGTTTGTGACGGCTTCAAGTTTATTCGACGGCCACGATGCATCCATCAACATTATGAGGAGGATCCTGCAGTCAAGCGGTGCAGAAGTCATCCATCTCGGGCACAACCGGTCTGTCGAAGAGGTTGTCCAGGCTGCGATTCATGAGGATGCCCAAGGGATTGCGATTTCTTCCTATCAAGGCGGTCACGTTGAGTATTTTAAATATATGTATGACCTTTTGAAAGAAAAAGGGGCATCCCATATCCGCATATACGGCGGAGGCGGTGGGGTCATCATCCCGCGCGAAATCAAGGAGCTTCACGATTACGGCATTTCAGGGATCTTTTCGCCTGAGGATGGGAGAAACCTTGGCCTTCAAGGGATGATCAATAAAATGGTGGAGGAGTGCGACTATCCGACAGTCACAGATGACATCCGCCAGAAAATTGACGACTTGAAGGAGGGCAACGTTCCGACCATATCCAAACTGATTACCTTGGCGGAATATCAAATCGGCGATAATAAGGAGGCTGCCGCGGCGGCGGAATCCGTTTTTGCCGAAGTCCGTACACTCGCCAAGTCCGTTCCGGTTGTCGGGATTACCGGTACCGGAGGAGCGGGGAAAAGCTCTTTGACGGATGAGCTGATCCGTCGTTTTATCAACGAAATCCCCGACAAGAAAGTCGCGGTTCTGTCCATCGATCCGACGAAGCAAAAAACCGGTGGAGCGCTCCTTGGAGACCGGATCCGCATGAACGCCATTTCTTCCCCGCGTATTTACATGCGCAGCTTGGCAACAAGGGGATCGAAATCCGAGCTGTCGCTTGCGATCAAAGATGCCATCAGTGTCGTGAAAGCAGCTGACTATGATTTGGTCATCGTTGAAACGAGCGGGATCGGCCAGGGCGATGCAGAAATCACGGACATCTGCGACCTTTCGATGTATGTGATGACGAGTGAATTCGGTGCACCGTCACAGCTGGAAAAAATCGATATGATCGATTTCGCAGATCTGATCGTCATCAATAAGTTTGAACGAAAAGGTTCTGAGGATGCAAAGAGCCAGGTGCAAAAGCAATATCAGCGCAGTCATATGCTGTTCGACAAGGACCTTGGCGATATGCCGGTATACGGCACGATTGCCAGCCAGTTCAACGATCCGGGGACAAATGCTTTATTTGCAGCCTTGGTGGAAAAAATAAATGAGAAGGTCGGCCTTGATTGGAATGTCCCTTTCTCTAAAAATGTCAAAGTGGAAAAACAGAATGTCATCATCCCGAACAATAGACGCTACTATTTAAGGGAGATTTCCGATACTGTCCGGAACTACCATAAGGATGCCGAGGAGCAAGTACGGCTTGCCCGGAAAATGTTCCAGCTGGAGGGTGCCATTTCTGCAGTAAATGAGAAGGAAACCAACAGTGAAATCGCGGCTTCGCTTGAGGCGCTGAAAAAAGATGTCCAGGAGAAATTGACGCCACAATCGAAAAAGGTGCTGAGCAGCTGGAAGGAATTAAAAGAAAAATACAGCGGCAAGGAATTCGTCACGAAAATCCGCGACAAGGAAATCGTGACGGAGCTGACGGTGAAAAGCTTGTCTGGCCTGGATATCCCGAAAGTATCCCTGCCGAAATATGAAGACTACGGCGAAATTCTTCGCTGGGTCTATAAAGAAAATGTACCGGGCTCATTCCCGTATACAGCAGGCGTATTCCCGTTCAAGCGCAAAGGAGAAGACCCGAAGCGCCAATTTGCGGGGGAAGGAACGCCGGAAAGGACGAATCGCCGTTTCCATTACTTATCCAAGGACGATGATGCGAAGCGATTGAGCACGGCGTTTGACTCCGTGACACTGTACGGGGAAGATCCCGATCACCGTCCGGATATTTATGGGAAGGTCGGCGAAAGCGGTGTCAGCATCTGTACGCTTGAGGATATGAATAAGCTGTACGCCGGATTCGATCTTTGCCATCCGTCGACGTCCGTATCGATGACGATCAATGGACCGGCGCCGATCATTCTGGCGATGTTCATGAACACAGCGATTCAGCAGCAAATCGTCAAAAGAGAAGAAGAACTAGGGCGTTCCTTGAATGCCGAAGAGTTTGATGAAGTGAAGGCGATGACGCTGAAAACGGTCCGCGGCACGGTTCAGGCTGACATTTTAAAAGAAGATCAAGGTCAGAATACGTGCATCTTCTCAACAGAATTTGCGTTAAGGATGATGGGGGACATCCAGGACTACTTCATTGGAAATCAAGTAAGGAACTACTATTCCGTTTCCATTTCCGGTTACCATATCGCTGAAGCGGGTGCCAATCCGATTTCCCAATTGGCCTTTACTCTCGCAAATGGCTTTACGTATGTGGAATACTACTTGAGCAGAGGCATGAACATCGATGACTTCGCACCGAACTTGTCATTCTTCTTCTCAAACGGACTCGATCCGGAATATACCGTGATCGGCCGTGTTGCCAGAAGGATTTGGGCAACCGTCATGAAAAACAAATATGGTGCGAATGAGCGCAGCCAAAAGCTGAAGTATCATATTCAAACATCAGGGCGCTCACTGCACGCACAGGAAATCGACTTCAATGATATCCGCACGACGCTGCAGGCGTTGATGGCGCTCCAGGATAATTGCAACTCGCTCCACACGAATGCGTATGATGAAGCGATCACCACCCCGACGGAAGAATCGGTCCGCCGTGCGATGGCGATTCAAATGATCATTACGAAGGAGCATGGCTTATCGAAAAATGAAAACCCGCTGCAAGGATCATTCATCGTCGAAGAGCTGACAGACTTGGTCGAAGAAATGGTGCTGCAGGAATTCGAACGGATCAATGACCGCGGCGGTGTATTGGGTGCGATGGAAACGCAGTACCAGCGTGGAAAGATCCAGGAAGAGTCCATGTACTACGAAATGAAGAAGCATACGGGCGAACTGCCGATCATCGGGGTCAACACGTACTTGAATCCGAATCCGCCGTCCGAAGATGAAATGAACAGCATGGAATTGGCGCGTGCCACTAAAGAGGAAAAAGAAACACAAATCGAGAATCTGCGCTCCTTCCAAGAGGCGCATAAGGGCGAAACAGAAGCGGCAATCGCCAAACTGAAGCAAACGGCTGTTTCAGGAGGCAATATTTTTGCTGAATTGATGGAAACCGTTAAGGTGGCCAGCCTTGGTCAAATCACCCGTGCCCTGTACGAAGTTGGGGGACAATACAGAAGGAACATGTAA
- a CDS encoding TetR/AcrR family transcriptional regulator, with translation MKRRDQMIRGAVSLFKKKGFHRTTTREIARAAGFSIGTLYEYIRTKEDVLYLVCDSIYDQVRDRLLGMDTSQGTLESLKLGIAYYFKIMDEMQDEVLVMYQEVKSLTKDALPYVLKKELEMVGMFESLIRNCVTNGELEIHPNHIHMLAHNIFVQGQMWGFRRWALRKECSIEQYITIQTDLLFSGIKGYQKPVGTGGER, from the coding sequence ATGAAAAGAAGGGATCAGATGATAAGAGGCGCAGTTTCTCTTTTTAAGAAAAAGGGATTCCACCGCACGACAACAAGAGAAATTGCCCGCGCGGCCGGCTTCAGCATCGGTACTTTATATGAATATATCCGGACGAAGGAAGATGTGCTTTATTTGGTCTGCGACAGCATCTATGATCAAGTCCGCGACAGGCTGCTCGGGATGGATACGAGCCAGGGGACACTCGAGAGCCTGAAGCTTGGCATCGCCTACTATTTTAAAATCATGGATGAAATGCAGGATGAAGTGCTCGTCATGTATCAGGAAGTAAAATCGCTGACAAAGGACGCTTTGCCATATGTATTGAAGAAAGAGCTGGAAATGGTGGGGATGTTTGAATCACTCATCCGCAATTGTGTAACCAATGGTGAGTTGGAAATTCATCCGAATCATATTCATATGCTTGCCCATAACATTTTCGTCCAAGGACAGATGTGGGGCTTTAGGAGATGGGCGCTCCGGAAGGAATGCTCGATTGAACAATATATAACCATTCAAACAGATTTATTGTTTTCAGGAATAAAGGGGTACCAAAAACCTGTTGGAACAGGAGGAGAACGATGA
- a CDS encoding CTP synthase: MTKYIFVTGGVVSSLGKGITAASLGRLLKNRGLSVTIQKFDPYINVDPGTMSPYQHGEVFVTDDGAETDLDLGHYERFVDINLTKYSSVTTGKIYSTVLKKERRGDYLGGTVQVIPHITNEIKERVFRAGRETNADVVITEIGGTVGDIESLPFLEAIRQIKSDTGRDNVMYIHCTLVPYIKAAGEMKTKPTQHSVKELRSLGIQPNVIVVRTEMPMSQDMKDKIALFCDIDENAVIEARDADTLYSVPLSLQEQKLDQITVDHLKLEAHDADMTEWKNLVEKVTHLQGKTTIALVGKYVELQDAYISVVEALKHAGYAFDSDIDIKWINSEHVTAENVEDYLHDADGILVPGGFGDRGIEGKILATKYARENKVPFFGICLGMQLATVEFARHVLGYEGAHSAEIQPETNYPMIDLLPEQKDIEDLGGTLRLGLYPCKLIHGTKAHEAYEDEVVYERHRHRYEFNNHYRQQMEDEGFIFSGTSPDGRLVEIIELKDHPWFLASQFHPEFTSRPTRPQPLFREFIKASIENQK; the protein is encoded by the coding sequence ATGACGAAGTATATCTTTGTTACAGGCGGTGTAGTATCTTCATTAGGAAAAGGTATTACCGCTGCATCTTTAGGACGTTTATTGAAAAACCGCGGTTTAAGCGTGACTATTCAAAAGTTTGATCCATATATCAACGTCGATCCGGGAACGATGAGTCCTTACCAGCACGGAGAGGTATTCGTGACGGATGACGGGGCGGAGACGGATTTAGACCTTGGCCACTATGAGCGTTTTGTCGATATTAATTTGACTAAATACAGCAGTGTGACGACAGGGAAAATCTACTCAACCGTCTTGAAGAAAGAACGCCGTGGAGACTACTTGGGCGGAACGGTCCAGGTCATCCCGCATATCACCAATGAAATCAAAGAGCGTGTTTTCCGCGCTGGCCGTGAAACGAATGCAGATGTGGTCATCACGGAAATTGGCGGAACTGTTGGAGATATTGAATCCCTTCCGTTCCTGGAAGCGATCCGCCAAATCAAAAGCGACACTGGACGCGATAATGTCATGTACATCCATTGTACGTTGGTGCCGTACATCAAGGCTGCCGGCGAAATGAAAACGAAGCCGACCCAGCATAGTGTCAAAGAATTGAGAAGCCTCGGCATCCAGCCAAATGTGATCGTCGTCCGGACGGAAATGCCGATGTCCCAGGATATGAAGGACAAAATTGCTCTATTCTGCGATATTGATGAAAATGCTGTCATCGAGGCACGCGATGCCGATACATTATATTCTGTTCCTCTTTCACTGCAAGAACAAAAGCTCGACCAAATCACAGTCGATCATTTGAAACTTGAGGCGCATGATGCGGATATGACAGAGTGGAAAAACCTTGTCGAGAAGGTTACACATCTACAAGGAAAAACGACGATCGCATTGGTCGGAAAATATGTGGAACTTCAAGATGCTTATATTTCAGTCGTAGAAGCATTGAAGCATGCAGGCTATGCATTTGATTCCGATATCGATATCAAATGGATCAATTCAGAGCATGTCACTGCAGAAAATGTAGAAGACTACCTTCATGATGCGGATGGAATTCTGGTTCCTGGCGGCTTCGGAGATCGTGGCATCGAAGGGAAAATTTTAGCGACGAAGTATGCGCGTGAAAACAAAGTTCCATTCTTCGGGATTTGCCTTGGCATGCAGCTTGCGACTGTGGAATTTGCGCGCCACGTACTTGGCTATGAAGGTGCCCACTCAGCTGAGATTCAGCCGGAAACGAATTATCCAATGATCGATCTGCTTCCTGAGCAAAAGGATATTGAAGATCTTGGCGGTACGTTAAGACTTGGATTATATCCATGCAAACTGATTCATGGCACAAAAGCACATGAAGCATATGAAGATGAAGTGGTATACGAACGCCATCGCCATCGCTATGAGTTCAACAATCACTACCGTCAGCAAATGGAAGATGAAGGCTTCATATTCTCTGGTACAAGCCCGGACGGCCGTTTGGTGGAAATCATTGAGCTCAAGGATCACCCATGGTTCCTTGCATCCCAATTCCACCCGGAATTCACTTCTCGTCCAACAAGGCCGCAGCCGTTGTTCCGTGAATTCATCAAAGCTTCCATCGAAAATCAAAAGTAA
- a CDS encoding alpha/beta-type small acid-soluble spore protein, which yields MARKNKILVPEARQALDQLKARVTGTMDPQDAKYEAAKEQGIPLQKGYNGKLTSEEAGKVGGRIGGSMVQELIKLAKNNLK from the coding sequence ATGGCGCGAAAAAATAAAATCCTCGTTCCGGAAGCACGGCAGGCCCTTGATCAATTGAAGGCGCGCGTGACCGGGACAATGGATCCCCAGGATGCAAAATATGAAGCAGCAAAAGAACAGGGCATCCCGCTACAGAAAGGCTACAACGGAAAACTCACATCCGAAGAAGCCGGAAAAGTCGGCGGCCGCATCGGCGGAAGCATGGTTCAGGAGCTCATCAAGCTCGCCAAAAACAATCTGAAATAA
- a CDS encoding acyl-CoA dehydrogenase produces the protein MDLRLTEEQNMMRKMVRDFAETEIAPFVERMEAGEFPRDIIKKMAGLGLMGITSPEKYGGAEMDFLSYIIAIHELSKVSATVGVILSVHTSVCTNPILYFGTEEQKQKYVTKLASGEYLGAFCLTEPSSGSDAASLKSRAVKKDDHYIINGSKVFITNGGEADVYIVFALTNREEGSKGISAFIVEKGTPGLVIGKDEHKMGLYGSRTVQLTFEDMKVPVENLLGNEGEGFRIAMANLDVGRIGIAAQALGIADAAFEKSVEYAKERQQFGKPIAAQQGIGFKLADMATSVEGARLLVYQAAELRAKGEPCGKEASMAKLFASRAAVEVSTEAIQVFGGYGYTKEYPVERYFRDAKITEIYEGTSEIQRIVVSKHLLR, from the coding sequence ATGGATTTACGATTAACAGAAGAGCAGAACATGATGCGGAAAATGGTCCGTGATTTTGCTGAAACGGAAATAGCTCCATTCGTTGAAAGAATGGAGGCAGGGGAATTTCCGCGGGACATCATCAAGAAGATGGCTGGATTGGGCCTGATGGGAATCACGTCGCCTGAAAAATACGGCGGCGCGGAAATGGATTTCCTCTCATACATCATCGCGATCCATGAATTGTCAAAAGTCAGTGCGACTGTCGGGGTCATCCTTTCCGTCCACACATCGGTCTGCACGAATCCGATCCTATATTTCGGAACGGAAGAACAGAAGCAAAAGTATGTCACCAAGCTTGCGTCAGGTGAATATTTAGGGGCATTTTGCCTGACGGAACCGAGCTCGGGATCGGATGCTGCCAGTCTTAAATCAAGGGCAGTAAAAAAAGATGATCATTATATCATCAACGGCTCGAAGGTGTTCATCACCAATGGGGGAGAAGCCGATGTGTACATCGTGTTCGCTTTGACGAATAGAGAGGAAGGCAGCAAGGGGATATCCGCATTTATCGTGGAAAAAGGCACCCCGGGACTTGTGATCGGAAAAGATGAGCATAAGATGGGGTTATATGGATCACGTACGGTTCAGCTCACCTTTGAAGATATGAAAGTACCAGTGGAAAACCTCCTCGGTAATGAAGGGGAAGGCTTTAGGATCGCGATGGCCAATCTCGATGTCGGACGGATCGGAATTGCGGCGCAAGCGTTGGGGATCGCGGATGCCGCATTTGAAAAATCCGTTGAATATGCGAAGGAACGCCAGCAATTCGGTAAGCCGATCGCTGCCCAACAAGGGATCGGCTTCAAACTCGCGGACATGGCAACGAGCGTGGAAGGGGCAAGACTCTTAGTCTATCAGGCTGCAGAACTTCGGGCAAAAGGCGAGCCATGCGGCAAGGAAGCTTCGATGGCCAAACTGTTTGCATCAAGGGCGGCTGTCGAGGTATCCACAGAAGCAATCCAGGTGTTTGGAGGCTACGGATACACGAAGGAATACCCGGTGGAAAGGTACTTCCGGGACGCTAAAATTACGGAAATCTATGAAGGAACAAGTGAGATACAACGGATCGTTGTATCGAAGCACTTATTGAGATAA
- a CDS encoding acyl-CoA dehydrogenase, with protein MNFRLSEEHEMLRKMVRDFAVNEVAPTAAERDEEERFDREIFDKMAELGLTGIPWPEEYGGIGFDYLAYCIAVEELSRVCASTGVTLSAHTSLAGWPIYKFGSEEQKQKYLRPMAQGEKIGAYGLTEPGSGSDAGGMRTTAREDGDHYILNGSKIFITNGGIADIYVVFALTDPSQRQRGTTAFIIESGFEGFSVGKKEKKLGIRSSPTTEIIFEDCRVPKENILGEVGEGFKIAMMTLDGGRNGIAAQAVGIAQGALDASVNYAKERQQFGKPIAANQGISFKLADMATGIEASRLLTYQAAWLESEGLPYGKESAMSKLLAGDTAMKVTTEAVQVFGGYGYTKDYPVERFMRDAKITQIYEGTQEIQRLVISRMLTK; from the coding sequence ATGAATTTTCGATTATCAGAAGAACACGAAATGCTTAGAAAAATGGTCCGCGATTTTGCCGTGAATGAAGTGGCACCGACTGCTGCTGAAAGAGATGAAGAAGAACGCTTCGACCGTGAAATCTTTGACAAAATGGCCGAGCTTGGCTTGACGGGGATTCCTTGGCCGGAAGAATACGGAGGCATCGGCTTTGATTATTTGGCTTACTGCATTGCAGTCGAGGAATTGTCGCGTGTGTGCGCATCGACAGGAGTGACGCTTTCGGCGCACACTTCCTTAGCGGGGTGGCCGATTTATAAGTTCGGTTCAGAAGAGCAAAAGCAAAAATATTTAAGGCCGATGGCGCAAGGTGAAAAAATCGGTGCTTACGGATTGACGGAGCCGGGTTCAGGATCGGATGCAGGCGGAATGAGAACAACGGCGCGTGAAGACGGGGATCATTACATTTTAAACGGTTCAAAAATCTTCATCACAAATGGCGGAATTGCCGATATTTATGTCGTGTTCGCTTTGACAGATCCATCCCAAAGACAGCGCGGGACAACAGCATTCATCATTGAAAGCGGCTTTGAAGGATTTTCAGTAGGGAAAAAAGAAAAGAAGCTCGGAATCCGTTCCTCTCCGACAACCGAAATTATTTTTGAAGACTGCCGCGTGCCGAAAGAAAACATCTTGGGAGAAGTAGGGGAAGGCTTCAAAATTGCCATGATGACACTGGATGGTGGACGCAACGGCATTGCAGCCCAAGCGGTCGGCATCGCACAAGGCGCCCTTGATGCATCAGTCAATTATGCCAAGGAACGCCAGCAATTCGGCAAACCGATCGCTGCGAATCAAGGCATTTCTTTCAAACTGGCTGACATGGCGACAGGCATAGAAGCATCAAGATTATTGACCTACCAAGCAGCGTGGCTTGAATCTGAAGGGCTTCCATACGGAAAAGAATCGGCGATGTCGAAGCTCCTTGCAGGCGATACAGCCATGAAGGTGACGACAGAAGCCGTTCAAGTATTCGGCGGCTACGGCTATACAAAGGACTACCCGGTCGAACGCTTCATGCGAGACGCGAAAATCACGCAAATCTACGAAGGCACACAAGAAATCCAACGCCTGGTCATCTCAAGAATGCTGACGAAATAG
- a CDS encoding sugar ABC transporter substrate-binding protein, giving the protein MRKRISLLFISLIVLTGLLSACQPKGETDAAANNVSKDNPLANKRIALIMQLNLGTFSAQYIAGVKEQAAKFGGHVTVFTSDGDLAKMSSNLDAAINQKFDGILIDHGTSEALQSGVKKAVDHKIPVVVFDADIAEKNVTVLEQGDQKMAEMSLDQLANDIGGKGNIVKIWVAGFAPMERRQVAYQDFLQKHPDIKEIAAFGAATENTALDTQSQMEAILKQYPHKGDIKAVWAAWDEFAKGAARAIKQAGRTEIKVYGIDLSDEDLQLIQDKTSPWVASAAVDPKDIGRIQVRYLYQRLHGDQPSEKVVLNPVFVKRDQLPEKSVTTDQLSQYVDGWGASEQGYTDYLKELENGM; this is encoded by the coding sequence GTGAGAAAACGAATATCATTATTGTTCATCAGCTTGATCGTGCTAACGGGGTTGTTGTCAGCCTGCCAGCCAAAAGGAGAAACCGATGCAGCAGCTAACAACGTTTCGAAGGATAATCCATTGGCGAATAAGCGAATTGCGCTTATCATGCAGCTCAACCTTGGGACCTTTTCAGCACAGTACATAGCAGGGGTGAAGGAGCAGGCAGCGAAATTCGGTGGCCATGTCACCGTGTTCACCTCTGATGGCGATTTGGCCAAGATGTCATCGAACCTCGATGCCGCCATCAACCAAAAGTTCGATGGCATCCTAATTGACCATGGAACAAGCGAAGCGCTTCAATCAGGGGTCAAAAAGGCGGTTGATCATAAAATCCCTGTCGTTGTCTTTGATGCCGACATTGCAGAAAAAAATGTCACGGTCTTGGAGCAGGGCGATCAAAAAATGGCGGAAATGTCCCTTGATCAATTGGCAAATGATATCGGAGGCAAAGGGAACATCGTGAAAATATGGGTGGCAGGCTTTGCACCGATGGAGAGACGGCAGGTCGCTTATCAGGATTTCCTGCAAAAGCATCCTGACATTAAAGAAATCGCTGCTTTTGGGGCAGCCACCGAAAATACAGCGTTGGATACACAGTCTCAAATGGAAGCCATCCTCAAACAATACCCGCATAAAGGGGATATCAAAGCGGTGTGGGCAGCATGGGATGAATTCGCGAAAGGGGCTGCAAGGGCGATCAAACAGGCAGGCAGAACAGAAATCAAAGTCTATGGCATTGATTTGAGCGATGAAGATCTGCAGCTCATCCAGGATAAAACAAGTCCATGGGTGGCTTCCGCTGCGGTCGATCCAAAAGACATCGGAAGAATTCAGGTGCGTTATTTGTATCAACGGCTTCATGGTGATCAACCCTCTGAAAAAGTTGTGTTGAATCCGGTATTTGTGAAGCGGGATCAGCTTCCGGAAAAATCCGTCACGACTGATCAATTATCTCAATATGTTGATGGCTGGGGAGCGAGTGAACAAGGATACACGGATTATCTTAAGGAGTTGGAAAACGGAATGTAA
- the rpoE gene encoding DNA-directed RNA polymerase subunit delta — protein sequence MRDLKLAQLSKEEVKEMSFIELAFTILDEKKQPMTFQEILNEIASHLELKKNEVRSRMVQFYTDLNVDGRFITSGENRWGLRAWYPVDQLEEETVPTIKPRKKKAKKVVDEDLELEELEDEDLDYDDLDDFEEEDLADDDDDDDDDDFDDIDEDEEDIDDELIEDEEYDLDDDEESEDLEEEEEEFDDEEEEEDL from the coding sequence GTGCGGGATTTGAAATTAGCGCAATTATCAAAAGAAGAAGTAAAGGAAATGTCCTTTATTGAATTAGCATTTACAATTTTAGATGAAAAGAAACAACCGATGACATTCCAGGAGATCCTCAATGAAATCGCAAGCCACCTAGAGCTTAAGAAAAATGAGGTTCGTTCAAGAATGGTTCAATTCTATACAGATTTGAATGTGGATGGACGCTTCATTACATCCGGTGAAAACCGTTGGGGTCTTCGTGCTTGGTATCCAGTCGATCAATTGGAGGAAGAGACGGTTCCGACAATTAAACCGAGAAAGAAAAAGGCAAAAAAAGTTGTCGATGAAGATCTTGAGCTAGAAGAACTCGAAGATGAAGATCTTGATTACGATGATCTTGACGACTTTGAGGAAGAAGATCTTGCGGATGACGATGATGATGACGACGATGATGATTTCGATGACATCGATGAAGATGAAGAGGATATCGATGATGAGCTTATCGAAGATGAGGAATATGATTTAGATGACGATGAGGAAAGTGAAGATCTTGAGGAAGAAGAGGAAGAATTTGACGACGAAGAAGAGGAAGAAGATTTATAA
- a CDS encoding 3-hydroxybutyryl-CoA dehydrogenase: protein MNIKKVMVIGAGQMGSGIAQVCAQAGYSVILNDLKEEFLERGMGVITKNLSRSVEKGRMTEDEKNAAISNLTKSTDLQDAENVDIVIEAAVENMEIKTKIFAQLDEIAPAHAILASNTSSLPITEIAAATKRQEQVIGMHFMNPVPVMKLVEIIRGLATTDEVYQAIEDMTKSLKKVPVEVNDFPGFVSNRILMPMINEAIYTLYEGVATVEAIDEVMKLGMNHPMGPLTLADFIGLDTCLYIMETLHEGFGDDKYRPCPLLRKYVKAGWIGKKSGRGFYSYS, encoded by the coding sequence ATGAATATCAAAAAAGTGATGGTCATCGGTGCCGGTCAAATGGGCTCCGGAATCGCGCAAGTCTGTGCACAGGCCGGCTATTCGGTCATTTTGAATGATTTAAAAGAGGAATTCCTGGAGCGGGGAATGGGAGTCATTACGAAGAACCTTTCCCGCAGCGTGGAAAAGGGACGCATGACCGAGGATGAAAAGAATGCCGCAATATCCAATCTGACGAAGTCGACGGATCTGCAGGATGCCGAAAACGTGGATATCGTGATCGAAGCCGCAGTTGAAAACATGGAGATCAAAACGAAGATCTTCGCACAGCTCGATGAAATAGCACCAGCCCATGCCATCCTTGCATCGAATACATCGTCACTGCCGATCACTGAAATAGCGGCAGCAACCAAGCGGCAAGAACAAGTCATCGGTATGCACTTCATGAATCCGGTGCCGGTCATGAAGCTTGTCGAAATCATCCGCGGCCTTGCGACGACGGATGAAGTATATCAGGCCATCGAGGACATGACGAAGTCGCTTAAAAAAGTACCTGTGGAAGTGAACGACTTTCCGGGCTTCGTCTCCAACCGCATCTTGATGCCGATGATCAACGAAGCCATCTACACGTTGTATGAAGGAGTCGCAACCGTGGAGGCGATCGACGAAGTGATGAAGCTCGGCATGAACCATCCGATGGGGCCGCTCACATTGGCTGATTTTATCGGACTCGATACGTGCCTGTACATCATGGAGACGCTTCATGAAGGCTTCGGGGACGACAAATACCGTCCATGCCCGCTCCTGCGCAAATATGTCAAAGCCGGCTGGATCGGGAAAAAATCGGGCAGAGGATTCTATAGCTACAGCTAA